In Aequorivita sp. H23M31, a single window of DNA contains:
- the mnmA gene encoding tRNA 2-thiouridine(34) synthase MnmA, which yields MKKRVVVGLSGGVDSSVAAYLLKEQGYEVIGLFMKNWHDDTVTISNECPWLEDSNDAMLVAEKLGIPFQTIDLSEEYKERIVDYMFREYQMGRTPNPDVLCNREIKFDVFMKIALSLGADFVATGHYCRKGISNSISDENGVSHKIYHLLAGKDPKKDQSYFLCQLSQEQLSKTLFPIGELLKPEVRKIAQEQGLITAEKRDSQGLCFIGKVRLPEFLQQKLAPKDGAIVEIPANFKDYRQKVPDFDSEAERLEFLSSKHNYSKMDGKEVGIHHGAHYFTKGQRKGLAVGGTKEPLFVIDTDVEENIIYTGQGKSHPGLYRRGLFIKEEEIHWVREDLALKDNEKMDVTARIRYRQPLENATLYRTFSGLYIIFDNPQSAITEGQFAAWYLDDELIGSGVIS from the coding sequence ATGAAAAAGCGAGTTGTTGTAGGACTTAGTGGAGGTGTGGATTCCAGTGTGGCGGCCTACCTTTTGAAAGAACAGGGGTATGAAGTCATTGGACTTTTCATGAAGAATTGGCATGATGATACGGTTACAATATCCAATGAATGTCCCTGGTTAGAAGATAGTAATGATGCAATGTTGGTTGCGGAAAAACTGGGTATTCCTTTTCAAACTATTGATTTAAGCGAAGAATATAAGGAACGTATTGTCGATTATATGTTTCGTGAATATCAGATGGGAAGGACGCCGAATCCAGATGTGCTCTGCAATAGAGAGATCAAGTTTGATGTTTTTATGAAGATAGCCCTGTCTTTGGGGGCGGATTTTGTTGCAACCGGTCATTATTGTAGGAAAGGAATTTCAAATTCAATTTCGGATGAGAACGGCGTATCCCATAAAATATATCATTTATTGGCTGGCAAAGATCCCAAGAAGGATCAATCGTATTTTCTATGTCAGCTTTCCCAGGAACAACTTTCCAAAACTTTGTTTCCCATAGGTGAATTATTGAAACCTGAAGTAAGAAAAATAGCACAAGAGCAAGGTTTGATTACCGCTGAGAAACGCGACTCCCAAGGTTTGTGTTTTATAGGGAAAGTGAGATTACCCGAATTTCTTCAGCAGAAGTTAGCTCCAAAAGACGGCGCAATCGTAGAAATCCCTGCTAATTTTAAAGATTACAGACAGAAAGTTCCAGATTTTGATTCAGAAGCTGAAAGATTGGAATTTCTTTCTTCCAAACATAATTATTCCAAAATGGATGGAAAAGAGGTCGGCATCCATCACGGTGCACATTACTTTACGAAAGGGCAACGGAAGGGTCTAGCAGTAGGAGGCACAAAAGAACCACTGTTCGTTATTGATACCGATGTTGAGGAAAATATTATTTATACCGGGCAGGGCAAAAGTCATCCTGGCTTATATAGACGCGGACTTTTTATTAAAGAAGAGGAAATACATTGGGTACGGGAGGATCTTGCCTTGAAAGATAATGAAAAGATGGATGTAACTGCAAGAATTCGCTATAGGCAACCTCTTGAAAATGCAACTTTATATCGTACATTTTCTGGGCTTTATATTATATTTGACAATCCACAGTCCGCAATTACAGAGGGTCAATTTGCCGCTTGGTATCTCGATGATGAATTAATTGGAAGTGGCGTAATCTCCTAA